One Rhizoctonia solani chromosome 1, complete sequence DNA window includes the following coding sequences:
- a CDS encoding lipid phosphate phosphatase 1, whose amino-acid sequence MNSHPNHQSNLDDSPQQNNRRRLAFIDHLPTFRQYVQDTWLDLLVVICVGALALGLNSADNASTRQFPIIFREDGDVVYPTFSYPRRKSIIPIWLDALLAILIPTLFFIIAQIRVRSFYDFNTAFWGVIWAIASTTLFQVFIKTLIGGFRPHFLSVCNPDLSRIGSGTGFQGIMYDISICSPDANKAHLRDATKSFPSGHTTAAAAGYVYLSLYFNAKMKIFSNERPHFYKLLVFLAPLLGACLIGGVLTVDNSHHWYDVIAGAIIGTIGALSAFRMSYASIWDYRFNHIPLPRPKSAWSPFGTHDGYASGSAINTEPKTTTPENFSYATGVPTFPSFAHPREWCPAGAPGDAWSRNELINADANFQRQAHYGA is encoded by the exons ATGAACTCACACCCTAATCACCAGTCCAACCTGGACGATAGCCCTCAACAGAACAACAGGCGCCGACTTGCCTTTATAGACCATCTCCCGACTTTCAGACAGTATGTACAGGACACATGGCTCGACTTACTGGTTGTTATTTGCGTGGGAGCGCTG GCATTAGGATTAAACTCGGCCGACAATGCATCTACGAGACAGTTTCCTATTATCTTTCGCGAAGACGGGGACGTTGTTTATCCT ACGTTCTCCTATCCTCGCAGAAAATCTAT CATTCCTATCTGGCTCGATGCACTCCTAGCCATATTAATACCTACGCTTTTCTTTATTATCGCTCAGATACGAGTTCG GTCGTTTTATGACTTTAATACTGCGTTCTGGGGGGTTATCTGGGCCATTGCGTCTACCACATTATTCCAAGTCTTCATCAAAACTTTGATTGGGGGGTTTCGGCCTCACTTCCTCTCAG TTTGTAACCCTGATCTCTCGAGAATTGGATCGGGAACCGGCTTCCAAGGAATCATGTATGATATCTCT ATATGTTCACCCGATGCCAACAAAGCGCACCTGCGTGATGCTACCAAATCTTTCCCCAGTGGACACACAACCGCAGCTGCCGCAGGTTATGTCTATTTGAGCCTTTATTTCAACGCCAAGATGAAGATCTTCTCG AATGAACGACCTCACTTCTATAAGCTACTCGTCTTTCTCGCCCCTTTACTCGGAGCTTGCCTTATCGGAGGAGTTCTAACAGTTGACA ATTCACATCATTGGTACGATGTAATTGCTGGAGCTATCATAGGTACGATAGGCGCACTTTCTGCGTTCCGCATGTCATACGCTTCCATTTGGGACTATCGCTTCAACCACATACCTTTACCACGACCCAAGTCGGCATGGTCGCCATTCGGAACACATGATGGATACGCGAGCGGGTCGGCCATTAATACGGAGCCCAAGACAACTACTCCAGAGAACTTCTCGTACGCGACCGGGGTGCCTACTTTCCCGTCTTTCGCACATCCACGAGAGTGGTGTCCTGCTGGAGCACCGGGAGACGCATGGTCTCGAAATGAATTAATCAATGCGGATGCCAATTTCCAACGCCAGGCTCATTACGGAGCATAA
- a CDS encoding PCI domain-containing protein, whose protein sequence is MDKDTLLRKIRLLTLASIASGKIGRDVPYAEVASALQVEDTQVETWAIDAIRHKLIGGKLSQATRSIHITRSSTRAFEVSQWQDLEAQLLQWKTNLGEVGKVIAQARKTAAGSGTSSGATRTAVAEVGA, encoded by the exons ATGGACAAAGATACGCTGCTCCGAAAGATCCGCCTCTTGACATTGGCTTCTATTGCGTCCGGGAAGATTGGGCGCGATGTCCCATATGCCGAAGTCGCTTCAGCATTGCAAGTTGAAGATACCCAAGTCGAAACGTGGGCTATTGATG CCATTCGACACAAGCTAATTGGGGGTAAGCTGTCCCAAGCTACCAGGTCGATCCATATCACGCGTTCTTCGACTCGTGCGTTCGAGGTATCTCAGTGGCAAGATCTGGAGGCCCAGCTTCTAcaatggaaaaccaattTGGGTGAAGTGGGCAAGGTGATTGCCCAAGCCCGCAAAACAGCTGCAGGGTCTGGTACAAGTTCTGGAGCCACGAGGACTGCTGTCGCAGAAGTGGGTGCTTAG